From a single Solanum dulcamara chromosome 4, daSolDulc1.2, whole genome shotgun sequence genomic region:
- the LOC129884555 gene encoding uncharacterized protein LOC129884555, translating to MCVVSDRNESIIKSVSMVFPNVPHFACIWHIWKNVCTKYRRSKAVLSDIFYSMAKAYRKDEVDKLMAKVERIDQRVAQYLKNAGYEKWSRVHATVNRGRMMTSNIAECINGCLVEARELPIIDFLEQTRMLFGSWNCKNREIASYTKHTLGRKFEDILVSNTIKCSRMKVVASSEYLYSVYELGIRYIVCLERKTCTCGRFQLDEIPCPHAIAVLKSKNITDLHPYCSDYYKPEALANTYELPMVPMLDKKDWTAPKEILEEIVLPPIYKRMPGRPKKGRKKFANEKITSSTNSCGRCGHEGHNRKTCNFIPK from the exons atgtgtgttgtatcagataggaacgaaagcataatcaagagtgtaagcatggtatttcccaatgttcctcattttgcatgcatatggcatatatggaaaaatgtGTGTACTAAATACAGAAGGAGCAAAGCTGTACTAAGTGACATCTTCTATTCAATGGCCAAGGCATACCGAAAAGATGAAGTCGATAAATTAATGGCCAAAGTTGAAAGAATCGATCAACGGGTggcacaatatttaaaaaatgcaggatacgaaaagtggtcaagggttcatgccactgtcaacaggggtagaatgatgacttctaacatcgcagaatgtatcaatggatgtcttgttgaagcacgagagctgcctataattgactttttggagcaaacgagaatgttatttggttcttggaactgcaaaaatagagaaatagcatcttatacaaaacatactttaggtagaaaattcgaagatatcctAGTTTCAAACACGATcaagtgttcgagaatgaag gttgttgcttcatcagagtatctttattctgtttacgaattaggtataagatacattgtgtgtctagagagaaaaacatgcacTTGTGGTAGAtttcaactagacgagataccatgtccacatgcaattgcagtgttgaagagcaagaacattactGACCTGCACCCATATTGTTCTGATTACTACAAACCAGAGGCGttggcaaatacttatgaattaccAATGGTTCCAATGCTAGATAAGAAAGACTGGACTGCTCCgaaggaaattttggaagaaattgTGTTGCCGCCAATATACAAAAGGATGCcaggaagaccaaagaaaggaagaaaaaagttTGCTAATGAGAAAATAACAAGTAGCACAAATTCTTGTGGACGTTGTGGCCACGAAGGCCACAAcagaaagacttgtaatttcattcctAAATAG